One Deltaproteobacteria bacterium genomic region harbors:
- a CDS encoding AMP-binding protein, with product MKREDLEQVQLERLQSTLNRAYKNVPFYRTQFDLLGIHPNAVASVLDIARLPFTTRKDLGDNYPYGLFAVPLRDIVRISPSAGTTVKPMVVGHTRGDLKVRDTITARFLAAGGVVDTDVVQICLNPGLSSWGRALKEGAENIGASVMPVSHMSTSKQLMAMEDYKTSVLLTTPSYAMHILGAMESIGMDASRLALKAILVIGETLTQDIRDTLQSSFDVDVTAGYGPSDVMGPGIAFECHKKNGLHINEDHFVLEIVDPDSGDLRPPGEEGEMVLTTLTAKAFPLIRFRTGDLSYTIEEPCLCGRTFVRISGVTGHAGEVLTIRGVKVHPAQVERTLKTISRTAPPRFLIHLYRENHLDMVEILLEMSDTIFSDEVKVVENVLKHLRRQMLQMLGLEVTIRLMEAATLDQYGLPSGGVIDDR from the coding sequence ATGAAGAGGGAAGACCTCGAACAGGTTCAACTGGAACGGCTGCAGAGCACCCTGAATCGGGCATACAAGAATGTCCCGTTCTACAGAACGCAGTTTGACTTACTGGGAATCCATCCGAATGCCGTTGCTTCCGTACTAGACATTGCAAGACTGCCGTTTACAACCCGAAAGGATCTGGGTGACAATTACCCTTACGGTCTATTTGCCGTTCCTCTTCGAGATATTGTCCGGATCAGTCCTTCAGCAGGAACCACGGTCAAACCGATGGTTGTTGGCCACACAAGGGGTGACCTCAAAGTGAGGGACACCATTACAGCTCGCTTTCTGGCAGCAGGAGGGGTTGTTGACACGGATGTCGTGCAAATTTGCCTAAATCCCGGGTTGTCAAGTTGGGGGAGAGCCTTAAAAGAGGGCGCTGAAAATATCGGCGCTTCGGTCATGCCCGTGTCCCACATGAGCACATCCAAACAACTTATGGCCATGGAGGACTATAAGACCTCGGTACTGCTTACTACGCCTTCTTATGCCATGCACATTCTGGGGGCTATGGAGAGTATCGGCATGGATGCAAGCAGACTGGCCCTGAAGGCTATTCTGGTCATTGGGGAGACGTTGACCCAGGATATTCGGGACACGCTGCAATCATCTTTTGACGTTGACGTGACGGCAGGATACGGGCCAAGCGATGTGATGGGGCCCGGAATTGCCTTTGAGTGTCATAAAAAGAATGGCCTTCACATCAACGAGGACCATTTTGTGTTGGAGATAGTCGATCCTGACAGTGGAGACTTACGCCCGCCTGGTGAGGAAGGAGAGATGGTGTTGACCACGCTTACAGCCAAGGCCTTTCCCCTTATCCGCTTCCGCACCGGGGACCTTTCTTATACCATTGAGGAGCCTTGCCTCTGTGGCCGGACCTTTGTCCGCATATCCGGAGTCACAGGACACGCGGGAGAAGTGCTCACGATCCGTGGAGTGAAGGTGCATCCCGCACAGGTCGAACGAACACTAAAAACCATTTCAAGAACCGCTCCTCCACGTTTCTTAATCCACCTATACCGGGAAAATCATCTGGATATGGTTGAAATATTGCTGGAAATGAGTGACACTATCTTTTCAGATGAAGTAAAGGTCGTTGAAAACGTACTAAAACACTTGCGACGGCAGATGCTTCAGATGCTCGGGCTTGAGGTGACAATAAGACTGATGGAGGCTGCAACCCTGGACCAGTATGGCTTGCCGTCTGGCGGGGTTATTGACGATAGATAG
- a CDS encoding phenylacetate--CoA ligase, whose protein sequence is MVVWNECYECMSRDEREQLQLERLQATLNRVYRNVSFYKKSFDAIGFVPEDLDDLGSLSRLPFTSRQDLSVAYPYEMFAVPLREVVRIHSSSGTSENPSIVGYTANDLKRWGDLVARLLTAAGVTREDVVQIAFNYGLFTGAFGLHCGAERIGASVVPSSVGNTRRQVRILKDYRTTTLVCTPGYALRIAEVMEETDVDPKTLALKLGLFGGEPWDDGVREAIEERLYIKAYDNYGLSEVIGPGVAGECPHRAGMHVSEDHFIPEIIDPDTCEVLPNGTTGELVLTTITKEAFPVIRFRTGDLTSLDDSPCPCGRTLARISKISGRCDDIVIVKGVNIYPRGVGEILKVVTGVEPAFQLVVGKKNHQDFLVIRIEVSEAIFFDKMEKQRSMVDRLRKKVRDTLGITPHIWLVEAGSILRHEETAPMVVDRRKRSHS, encoded by the coding sequence ATGGTAGTGTGGAATGAGTGTTACGAATGCATGTCGCGTGATGAACGGGAACAGCTTCAACTGGAGCGCCTGCAGGCCACTTTGAACCGCGTCTATCGCAATGTGAGTTTTTACAAGAAGTCTTTCGATGCAATAGGCTTTGTGCCGGAAGATCTTGATGACCTGGGATCACTGTCCCGGCTCCCTTTTACTTCTCGCCAGGATCTCAGTGTGGCCTACCCCTATGAGATGTTTGCCGTGCCTTTAAGAGAAGTCGTGCGCATCCATTCTTCTTCAGGTACTTCCGAGAACCCCAGCATTGTCGGATATACGGCAAACGATCTTAAGCGTTGGGGTGATCTGGTCGCCCGATTGCTCACGGCTGCCGGCGTGACACGAGAGGACGTGGTTCAAATTGCCTTTAACTATGGCCTTTTCACAGGGGCCTTTGGACTCCACTGCGGGGCGGAGAGGATCGGCGCTTCAGTGGTTCCATCTTCGGTGGGCAACACCCGACGTCAGGTAAGAATCTTGAAAGATTATAGAACCACGACCCTTGTGTGCACACCGGGCTATGCATTGAGGATTGCCGAGGTCATGGAGGAGACCGATGTTGATCCCAAGACGCTGGCTCTGAAACTAGGGTTGTTTGGCGGAGAGCCTTGGGACGATGGGGTTCGTGAGGCCATTGAAGAGAGGCTTTACATCAAAGCTTATGACAACTATGGCTTGAGTGAGGTCATTGGTCCGGGTGTTGCCGGCGAGTGCCCCCACAGAGCAGGCATGCATGTGTCTGAGGACCATTTCATACCCGAGATCATTGACCCTGATACATGCGAGGTCCTTCCGAATGGAACCACTGGCGAACTGGTCTTGACTACAATCACCAAAGAGGCCTTCCCTGTGATTCGCTTTCGAACAGGCGACTTGACCTCATTGGACGATTCCCCTTGCCCCTGCGGTCGTACCCTGGCCAGGATATCGAAGATCTCAGGCCGTTGCGATGACATTGTCATAGTAAAAGGGGTCAACATATATCCTAGAGGGGTGGGCGAAATACTCAAGGTTGTGACAGGTGTAGAGCCTGCATTCCAGCTAGTTGTGGGCAAGAAAAACCATCAGGATTTTCTGGTCATTCGCATCGAAGTCTCTGAAGCGATATTTTTTGACAAAATGGAAAAACAACGTTCAATGGTGGATCGACTTCGCAAAAAGGTCAGAGACACCTTGGGGATTACGCCACATATTTGGCTTGTGGAGGCAGGATCGATCCTGCGCCACGAGGAGACTGCGCCCATGGTGGTAGATAGGAGAAAGCGATCACACTCATGA
- a CDS encoding ABC transporter ATP-binding protein produces the protein MLRIKNLHTYYGRIKALDNVSLHVQAGEIVSLIGANGAGKTTILNTVSGVISCTQGEIYFEDSKINGLPPEKVVAAGISQVPEGRQIFAPLTVFENLQLGAYLRYKKKEKGAIEEDLEWIFELFPRLKERIKQISGTLSGGEQQMLAIGRALMARPKLLLLDEPSMGLAPLVVKDIMSTISRLRNSGVTILIVEQNARASLKISDRGYVLEAGRVILQGSSDDLLNDSDVKRAYLGKDYKTFWEGRDKA, from the coding sequence GTGCTAAGGATTAAGAATCTTCACACCTATTATGGTCGAATCAAGGCCCTGGACAATGTGTCACTCCATGTCCAGGCCGGGGAGATTGTCTCCCTGATCGGCGCCAATGGTGCGGGCAAAACAACCATCTTGAACACGGTTTCCGGGGTCATCTCCTGTACGCAGGGTGAAATCTATTTCGAGGACAGCAAGATCAACGGCCTTCCTCCTGAGAAAGTGGTAGCTGCCGGCATAAGCCAGGTGCCTGAAGGACGACAGATCTTTGCCCCCTTGACGGTCTTTGAGAACTTACAACTCGGAGCCTACCTGCGCTACAAAAAAAAAGAAAAAGGGGCCATTGAAGAGGACCTGGAGTGGATTTTTGAGCTCTTCCCAAGGCTGAAGGAACGCATCAAGCAGATTTCCGGCACTCTCTCGGGAGGTGAACAGCAGATGCTTGCCATCGGCCGGGCCCTTATGGCTCGGCCAAAACTCCTGCTTCTGGATGAGCCTTCCATGGGTCTTGCCCCCCTGGTAGTGAAGGATATCATGAGCACGATCTCCAGACTCCGGAACAGTGGGGTGACCATTCTAATTGTGGAACAAAACGCTCGGGCATCTCTGAAAATCTCAGACAGGGGTTATGTCCTGGAAGCAGGCAGGGTCATCCTGCAGGGAAGCTCGGATGATCTCCTAAATGATAGCGATGTCAAAAGGGCCTATCTTGGAAAGGATTACAAGACATTTTGGGAGGGGAGGGATAAGGCTTGA
- a CDS encoding TlpA family protein disulfide reductase produces MTHFAILHTYARTLLASTLVIIVLVFGCTSKAEKNELASGRAPDFALKNLNGNTIRLENLRGKVVLLNFFATWCPPCRQEIPDFVRLYKKYKDQGLEIVGISLDMEGASLLIPFVRQYGINYPIVLGTRNVVEDYGDVTGIPTSFFIDRNGNVAGHFIGVRPARMLEKTVLELLSKKG; encoded by the coding sequence ATGACTCATTTTGCCATTTTGCATACCTACGCAAGGACACTACTTGCAAGCACCCTTGTCATCATCGTTCTAGTCTTCGGGTGCACGAGCAAAGCAGAAAAGAACGAACTTGCCTCTGGTCGCGCGCCTGACTTTGCCCTCAAAAACCTCAACGGGAATACCATACGCCTGGAGAACCTAAGAGGCAAAGTGGTCCTTTTAAACTTCTTTGCCACGTGGTGCCCACCATGCCGCCAGGAAATCCCTGATTTTGTCAGGCTATACAAGAAGTACAAAGATCAGGGCTTAGAAATTGTCGGCATCTCACTTGACATGGAAGGAGCCTCCCTGCTGATTCCCTTTGTGAGACAATACGGCATCAATTATCCAATTGTGCTGGGTACCAGGAATGTGGTTGAGGATTATGGAGACGTCACGGGAATTCCCACCAGCTTTTTCATTGACCGCAATGGCAACGTTGCCGGACATTTCATAGGGGTGCGCCCGGCCCGCATGTTGGAAAAGACGGTGCTGGAACTCTTAAGCAAGAAGGGCTAG
- a CDS encoding ABC transporter ATP-binding protein, which yields MLRLKSVQTYYGNIRVLKGVSLHVRPGELVALIGANGAGKTTTLKTISGLVKPGKGTVGFLGADIAGLAPNKIVRKGLSHVPEGRQVFAKMTVWANLELGGYLLKDRDALKTRIRSFEALFPILRERKDQLAGTLSGGEQQMLAIGRALMGQPKLLLLDEPSLGLAPIMAHSVFKFIARLRDEGTTILLVEQNARAALNISDRAYVMETGKIIMEGSSEELLNHNQIKRAYLGKGYQEVWE from the coding sequence TTGTTACGTCTCAAAAGCGTCCAAACATACTACGGCAATATTCGTGTCCTTAAGGGAGTATCGCTTCACGTGCGTCCAGGAGAGCTTGTAGCCCTCATCGGCGCTAATGGCGCCGGAAAGACCACCACTCTGAAAACCATCTCCGGACTTGTCAAGCCCGGCAAGGGGACGGTAGGATTTCTAGGGGCTGATATTGCCGGTCTTGCACCGAACAAAATCGTCAGGAAAGGACTTTCTCATGTCCCCGAAGGACGTCAGGTATTTGCCAAGATGACGGTCTGGGCAAATCTGGAGTTGGGGGGATATCTCCTGAAGGATCGTGATGCCCTGAAAACCAGGATCAGAAGTTTCGAGGCTCTGTTCCCCATATTACGTGAACGTAAGGATCAACTGGCAGGCACGCTTTCCGGTGGGGAACAACAGATGCTTGCCATTGGGCGGGCTCTTATGGGGCAACCGAAACTCCTGCTTTTGGATGAGCCTTCCCTAGGCCTTGCCCCCATTATGGCACATAGTGTTTTTAAGTTCATTGCCCGGCTGAGGGACGAGGGGACGACAATCCTGTTGGTGGAACAAAATGCCCGTGCAGCGCTTAATATCTCTGATCGGGCTTATGTGATGGAGACCGGAAAGATCATTATGGAGGGATCATCAGAGGAACTGTTGAATCACAACCAGATTAAACGGGCCTACCTGGGAAAGGGATATCAGGAGGTGTGGGAATAG